A single genomic interval of Pangasianodon hypophthalmus isolate fPanHyp1 chromosome 8, fPanHyp1.pri, whole genome shotgun sequence harbors:
- the LOC113546011 gene encoding tripartite motif-containing protein 16 isoform X2: MTSNLDLFLCDSLCRLVHPQPQVCNKTLLQNQCSHRLRNKSKSSSLCFHGLFRLCECSKMAEAVLKAQDSFCCPVCLDLLMDPVTIPCGHSYCLSCINGCWDQKGNYVCPQCRETFTPRPVLKKNTMLAELVEALRKTRLQAATVAVSYAQPGDVECDVCSEKKHKAVKSCMVCLASYCEAHIQTHYNSPALKKHKLVEVSMNLQQKICSQHGKLLEIFCRTDQKFICCLCVMDEHSGHQTVLPIAERAEKQQLVETQRESQQRIQEREKKVQELKQDLESVRLSAQTAVKESERLFTDLIQSIEKRNVEVKELIWAQEKAELTLVEELIENLEQELADLRKRDAELEELSHTDDHIHFLQSFQSLSVPPGLAELPKFMIRPKFSIEELRKAVTGLTEQVEKFYKLQLVKSGDYSALLPEPKTREDFMKYFCQLTLDPNTAHRRLSLSEENRKVMVTRQAQNPPDHPDRFDMTQQVLCKETLLGRCYWEVEQISKYNSSIAVSYKGISRKGTSNESSFEQNDKSWSFTCFKSNYFFKHNNNYTEVPVESCSTRIGVYLDHWAGTLSFYSVSDTMTLLHRVHTTFTQPLYAGFQIYGYDNCFQICGPNL; this comes from the exons ATGACATCCAatttagatttgtttttgtgtgactCATTGTGCAGGTTAGTCCACCCACAGCCACAGGTGTGTAATAAGACACTCCTACAGAATCAGTGCTCACATCGCTTAAGAAACAAAAGTAAAAGCAGCTCGCTTTGTTTTCACGGTTTGTTCCGCCTCTGTGAGTGCAGTAAAATGGCAGAAGCTGTTCTAAAAGCGCAGGACTCGTTCTGCTGTCCAGTCTGCCTGGATCTCCTAATGGACCCAGTGACGATTCCATGTGGACACAGTTATTGTCTGAGCTGTATTAATGGCTGCTGGGATCAGAAAGGAAATTATGTTTGTCCCCAGTGCAGAGAGACGTTCACTCCGAGGCCTGTTCTCAAGAAGAACACCATGCTGGCTGAACTGGTTGAGGCACTGAGGAAGACGAGACTTCAGGCTGCTACTGTTGCTGTCTCTTACGCTCAACCTGGAGACGTAGAGTGTGATGTCTGCTCTGAGAAAAAGCACAAAGCCGTCAAGTCCTGTATGGTGTGCCTGGCCTCGTATTGTGAAGCTCACATTCAGACTCACTACAATTCTCCTGCGTTAAAGAAGCATAAGCTGGTCGAGGTCTCCATGAATCTTCAGCAGAAGATCTGCTCTCAGCATGGCAAGCTCTTGGAGATTTTCTGTCGCACTGATCAGAAGTTCATTTGTTGCTTGTGTGTAATGGATGAACATAGTGGTCATCAGACAGTCTTACCTATAGCAGAAAGAGCTGAGAAACAG cAACTGGTGGAGACCCAGAGAGAATCCCAGCAGAGAatccaagagagagagaagaaagtaCAAGAGCTGAAACAGGATCTGGAGTCGGTCAGG CTCTCTGCACAGACAGCTGTTAAAGAAAGTGAGAGGCTCTTCACTGATCTGATTCAGTCCATTGAGAAAAGAAACGTGGAGGTGAAGGAACTGATCTGGGCTCAGGAGAAAGCTGAACTGACTCTGGTGGAGGAACTTATAGAGAACCTGGAGCAGGAGCTTGCTGATCTGAGGAAGAGAGATGCTGAGCTGGAGgagctttcacacacagatgaccacatccatttcctccag AGTTTCCAGTCTCTCAGTGTCCCTCCTGGACTTGCAGAATTACCCAAGTTTATGATCAGACCTAAATTTTCCATAGAGGAACTGAGGAAAGCTGTAACTGGACTGACAGAGCAAGTGGAAAAGTTCTATAAACTGCAGTTAGTCAAATCTGGAG ACTATAGTGCCTTGTTGCCTGAGCCAAAGACCAGAGAAGACTTTATGAAAT ATTTCTGTCAGCTGACTCTGGATCCAAACACAGCACACCGTCGGCTCTCTCTATCTGAGGAGAACAGAAAAGTAATGGTGACTCGTCAGGCTCAGAACCCTCCTGATCATCCCGACAGATTTGACATGACACAGCAAGTTCTGTGTAAAGAGACCTTGCTGGGGCGTTGTTACTGGGAGGTCGAGCAGATTAGCAAGTACAATTCTTCAATTGCAGTCTCTTATAAAGGCATCAGCAGGAAAGGCACAAGCAATGAGTCTAGCTTTGAGCAAAATGACAAGTCCTGGAGTTTCACTTGTTTTAAGTCgaattatttctttaaacacaataacaatTACACTGAGGTCCCTGTAGAGTCATGCTCCaccagaataggagtgtatcTGGATCACTGggcaggaactctgtccttctacagtgTCTCTGACACCATGACTCttctccacagagtccacaccacattcactcagccccTCTATGCTGGCTTTCAGATTTATGGTTATGATAACTGTTTTCAAATATGTGGTCCTAATCTGTAA
- the LOC113546011 gene encoding tripartite motif-containing protein 16 isoform X1, translating into MTSNLDLFLCDSLCRLVHPQPQVCNKTLLQNQCSHRLRNKSKSSSLCFHGLFRLCECSKMAEAVLKAQDSFCCPVCLDLLMDPVTIPCGHSYCLSCINGCWDQKGNYVCPQCRETFTPRPVLKKNTMLAELVEALRKTRLQAATVAVSYAQPGDVECDVCSEKKHKAVKSCMVCLASYCEAHIQTHYNSPALKKHKLVEVSMNLQQKICSQHGKLLEIFCRTDQKFICCLCVMDEHSGHQTVLPIAERAEKQKQLVETQRESQQRIQEREKKVQELKQDLESVRLSAQTAVKESERLFTDLIQSIEKRNVEVKELIWAQEKAELTLVEELIENLEQELADLRKRDAELEELSHTDDHIHFLQSFQSLSVPPGLAELPKFMIRPKFSIEELRKAVTGLTEQVEKFYKLQLVKSGDYSALLPEPKTREDFMKYFCQLTLDPNTAHRRLSLSEENRKVMVTRQAQNPPDHPDRFDMTQQVLCKETLLGRCYWEVEQISKYNSSIAVSYKGISRKGTSNESSFEQNDKSWSFTCFKSNYFFKHNNNYTEVPVESCSTRIGVYLDHWAGTLSFYSVSDTMTLLHRVHTTFTQPLYAGFQIYGYDNCFQICGPNL; encoded by the exons ATGACATCCAatttagatttgtttttgtgtgactCATTGTGCAGGTTAGTCCACCCACAGCCACAGGTGTGTAATAAGACACTCCTACAGAATCAGTGCTCACATCGCTTAAGAAACAAAAGTAAAAGCAGCTCGCTTTGTTTTCACGGTTTGTTCCGCCTCTGTGAGTGCAGTAAAATGGCAGAAGCTGTTCTAAAAGCGCAGGACTCGTTCTGCTGTCCAGTCTGCCTGGATCTCCTAATGGACCCAGTGACGATTCCATGTGGACACAGTTATTGTCTGAGCTGTATTAATGGCTGCTGGGATCAGAAAGGAAATTATGTTTGTCCCCAGTGCAGAGAGACGTTCACTCCGAGGCCTGTTCTCAAGAAGAACACCATGCTGGCTGAACTGGTTGAGGCACTGAGGAAGACGAGACTTCAGGCTGCTACTGTTGCTGTCTCTTACGCTCAACCTGGAGACGTAGAGTGTGATGTCTGCTCTGAGAAAAAGCACAAAGCCGTCAAGTCCTGTATGGTGTGCCTGGCCTCGTATTGTGAAGCTCACATTCAGACTCACTACAATTCTCCTGCGTTAAAGAAGCATAAGCTGGTCGAGGTCTCCATGAATCTTCAGCAGAAGATCTGCTCTCAGCATGGCAAGCTCTTGGAGATTTTCTGTCGCACTGATCAGAAGTTCATTTGTTGCTTGTGTGTAATGGATGAACATAGTGGTCATCAGACAGTCTTACCTATAGCAGAAAGAGCTGAGAAACAG aagcAACTGGTGGAGACCCAGAGAGAATCCCAGCAGAGAatccaagagagagagaagaaagtaCAAGAGCTGAAACAGGATCTGGAGTCGGTCAGG CTCTCTGCACAGACAGCTGTTAAAGAAAGTGAGAGGCTCTTCACTGATCTGATTCAGTCCATTGAGAAAAGAAACGTGGAGGTGAAGGAACTGATCTGGGCTCAGGAGAAAGCTGAACTGACTCTGGTGGAGGAACTTATAGAGAACCTGGAGCAGGAGCTTGCTGATCTGAGGAAGAGAGATGCTGAGCTGGAGgagctttcacacacagatgaccacatccatttcctccag AGTTTCCAGTCTCTCAGTGTCCCTCCTGGACTTGCAGAATTACCCAAGTTTATGATCAGACCTAAATTTTCCATAGAGGAACTGAGGAAAGCTGTAACTGGACTGACAGAGCAAGTGGAAAAGTTCTATAAACTGCAGTTAGTCAAATCTGGAG ACTATAGTGCCTTGTTGCCTGAGCCAAAGACCAGAGAAGACTTTATGAAAT ATTTCTGTCAGCTGACTCTGGATCCAAACACAGCACACCGTCGGCTCTCTCTATCTGAGGAGAACAGAAAAGTAATGGTGACTCGTCAGGCTCAGAACCCTCCTGATCATCCCGACAGATTTGACATGACACAGCAAGTTCTGTGTAAAGAGACCTTGCTGGGGCGTTGTTACTGGGAGGTCGAGCAGATTAGCAAGTACAATTCTTCAATTGCAGTCTCTTATAAAGGCATCAGCAGGAAAGGCACAAGCAATGAGTCTAGCTTTGAGCAAAATGACAAGTCCTGGAGTTTCACTTGTTTTAAGTCgaattatttctttaaacacaataacaatTACACTGAGGTCCCTGTAGAGTCATGCTCCaccagaataggagtgtatcTGGATCACTGggcaggaactctgtccttctacagtgTCTCTGACACCATGACTCttctccacagagtccacaccacattcactcagccccTCTATGCTGGCTTTCAGATTTATGGTTATGATAACTGTTTTCAAATATGTGGTCCTAATCTGTAA
- the LOC113546011 gene encoding tripartite motif-containing protein 16 isoform X3, with protein MLAELVEALRKTRLQAATVAVSYAQPGDVECDVCSEKKHKAVKSCMVCLASYCEAHIQTHYNSPALKKHKLVEVSMNLQQKICSQHGKLLEIFCRTDQKFICCLCVMDEHSGHQTVLPIAERAEKQKQLVETQRESQQRIQEREKKVQELKQDLESVRLSAQTAVKESERLFTDLIQSIEKRNVEVKELIWAQEKAELTLVEELIENLEQELADLRKRDAELEELSHTDDHIHFLQSFQSLSVPPGLAELPKFMIRPKFSIEELRKAVTGLTEQVEKFYKLQLVKSGDYSALLPEPKTREDFMKYFCQLTLDPNTAHRRLSLSEENRKVMVTRQAQNPPDHPDRFDMTQQVLCKETLLGRCYWEVEQISKYNSSIAVSYKGISRKGTSNESSFEQNDKSWSFTCFKSNYFFKHNNNYTEVPVESCSTRIGVYLDHWAGTLSFYSVSDTMTLLHRVHTTFTQPLYAGFQIYGYDNCFQICGPNL; from the exons ATGCTGGCTGAACTGGTTGAGGCACTGAGGAAGACGAGACTTCAGGCTGCTACTGTTGCTGTCTCTTACGCTCAACCTGGAGACGTAGAGTGTGATGTCTGCTCTGAGAAAAAGCACAAAGCCGTCAAGTCCTGTATGGTGTGCCTGGCCTCGTATTGTGAAGCTCACATTCAGACTCACTACAATTCTCCTGCGTTAAAGAAGCATAAGCTGGTCGAGGTCTCCATGAATCTTCAGCAGAAGATCTGCTCTCAGCATGGCAAGCTCTTGGAGATTTTCTGTCGCACTGATCAGAAGTTCATTTGTTGCTTGTGTGTAATGGATGAACATAGTGGTCATCAGACAGTCTTACCTATAGCAGAAAGAGCTGAGAAACAG aagcAACTGGTGGAGACCCAGAGAGAATCCCAGCAGAGAatccaagagagagagaagaaagtaCAAGAGCTGAAACAGGATCTGGAGTCGGTCAGG CTCTCTGCACAGACAGCTGTTAAAGAAAGTGAGAGGCTCTTCACTGATCTGATTCAGTCCATTGAGAAAAGAAACGTGGAGGTGAAGGAACTGATCTGGGCTCAGGAGAAAGCTGAACTGACTCTGGTGGAGGAACTTATAGAGAACCTGGAGCAGGAGCTTGCTGATCTGAGGAAGAGAGATGCTGAGCTGGAGgagctttcacacacagatgaccacatccatttcctccag AGTTTCCAGTCTCTCAGTGTCCCTCCTGGACTTGCAGAATTACCCAAGTTTATGATCAGACCTAAATTTTCCATAGAGGAACTGAGGAAAGCTGTAACTGGACTGACAGAGCAAGTGGAAAAGTTCTATAAACTGCAGTTAGTCAAATCTGGAG ACTATAGTGCCTTGTTGCCTGAGCCAAAGACCAGAGAAGACTTTATGAAAT ATTTCTGTCAGCTGACTCTGGATCCAAACACAGCACACCGTCGGCTCTCTCTATCTGAGGAGAACAGAAAAGTAATGGTGACTCGTCAGGCTCAGAACCCTCCTGATCATCCCGACAGATTTGACATGACACAGCAAGTTCTGTGTAAAGAGACCTTGCTGGGGCGTTGTTACTGGGAGGTCGAGCAGATTAGCAAGTACAATTCTTCAATTGCAGTCTCTTATAAAGGCATCAGCAGGAAAGGCACAAGCAATGAGTCTAGCTTTGAGCAAAATGACAAGTCCTGGAGTTTCACTTGTTTTAAGTCgaattatttctttaaacacaataacaatTACACTGAGGTCCCTGTAGAGTCATGCTCCaccagaataggagtgtatcTGGATCACTGggcaggaactctgtccttctacagtgTCTCTGACACCATGACTCttctccacagagtccacaccacattcactcagccccTCTATGCTGGCTTTCAGATTTATGGTTATGATAACTGTTTTCAAATATGTGGTCCTAATCTGTAA